From the Polyangiaceae bacterium genome, one window contains:
- a CDS encoding PaaI family thioesterase codes for MNIDTHLGIDPALCGRPVEVGEGSARVELTTTKNMAADDRGLVHGGFVFGLADYAAMLAVNHPLVVLAGADVKFLAPSTTGEVLVASARVSERDEKRATVEVEVRGGDKPVFSGTFRCAIPKRHVLEPR; via the coding sequence ATGAACATCGACACGCACCTGGGTATCGATCCCGCACTTTGCGGTCGGCCCGTTGAGGTCGGCGAGGGCAGCGCACGTGTGGAGCTCACGACCACCAAGAACATGGCTGCCGACGACCGCGGATTGGTGCACGGTGGCTTCGTGTTCGGCCTGGCGGACTACGCCGCGATGCTTGCCGTCAACCATCCCCTGGTGGTGCTGGCCGGTGCGGACGTGAAGTTCCTGGCGCCCTCCACGACAGGCGAAGTCTTGGTGGCGTCGGCGCGCGTCAGCGAACGGGACGAAAAGCGCGCGACGGTGGAGGTCGAGGTGCGAGGAGGCGACAAGCCCGTGTTCTCTGGCACCTTCCGCTGTGCGATTCCGAAACGCCACGTGTTGGAGCCGCGCTAG